The following proteins come from a genomic window of Synechococcus sp. BIOS-E4-1:
- a CDS encoding ATP-binding cassette domain-containing protein — translation MASSASRRVKAMTVLQYEATECGAASLATILRYYGRIVPLPQLRRECGVNRDGSNAQRVLLAARSFGLETKAFRCSGEQLVVQGQFPCVVFWGFNHFLVLEGFDQKYAYVSDPAEGRGRMLKEEFFDQFTGVVMEFSPGPEFKRGGHDESPLWMLPGLLMPYRRQVLSLLLVASILLIPNILVAGLTSSFISDFLQEERLYFGIPIVWLLGFSCVLWLILLVVQFVLLRRLELLLSKKLTVDLFEKLFSVPWAFFQVRMAGELASRMLLGMRITQVVVAQLLRFVVTIWAALLLMVVTCLISFWLTALVAALLVFNLLFNWWLTARRYDANRKLAIEQGKAQGRALQGINSIETLKASGLEFDFLSQWQGNFGSVVEQNQLLGAQLAWSSISASSATLLLQALVITVGGLLIIDGRISLGLLVSFQFLQAQLVAPISTLPQLSSTLQRLIGNLGRLMDLTTTADDPHVRSFQDARDGIDTEDRLQGRITFEGVAYGFNAVDPPFIPAIDLDVPAGSRLALVGASGSGKTTLIRILAGLVDPLQGQILFDGKNWDQLDDQVVRGSIAYVPQQVFVFNASIRDNITLWNPDFTEEDLQAAAADAQLLEMINSQPEAFHRQLRDNGSDLSGGERQRLEICRALIRRPSILLLDEATSNLDNLTQRRVIDAVQKRGITVVSSAHRLDAALSSQQVLVLAQGKVVERGHPDDLLANPDGAFTKLVAAERRDQVEV, via the coding sequence ATGGCTTCCTCCGCTTCACGTCGGGTCAAGGCCATGACGGTTTTGCAGTACGAAGCGACCGAGTGTGGTGCAGCATCACTGGCCACAATCCTCCGTTATTACGGTCGGATCGTGCCTCTGCCTCAATTACGTCGTGAATGTGGTGTCAATCGCGATGGTTCCAACGCCCAGCGCGTGCTTTTGGCTGCTCGAAGTTTCGGCCTTGAGACCAAGGCCTTTCGCTGTTCCGGCGAGCAGCTTGTTGTGCAGGGACAGTTCCCCTGTGTCGTTTTCTGGGGATTCAATCATTTCCTTGTACTTGAGGGATTTGATCAGAAATACGCCTATGTGAGCGACCCCGCTGAAGGTCGGGGTCGCATGTTGAAAGAGGAGTTCTTCGATCAGTTCACCGGTGTCGTGATGGAGTTCTCACCAGGCCCGGAATTTAAACGTGGAGGCCATGACGAATCTCCGCTCTGGATGCTGCCTGGATTGCTGATGCCTTATCGGAGGCAGGTGCTGAGTCTGCTCCTCGTAGCCTCGATTCTGCTCATTCCGAATATTTTAGTTGCAGGACTGACCTCCTCTTTCATCTCTGATTTCTTACAGGAAGAAAGGCTTTATTTCGGTATTCCCATCGTCTGGTTGTTGGGATTCAGCTGCGTGCTTTGGCTCATTCTTTTGGTCGTTCAGTTTGTCTTGTTGCGTCGGCTTGAACTGTTGCTTTCCAAGAAGCTGACCGTTGATTTGTTCGAAAAGCTCTTCTCGGTGCCATGGGCGTTTTTTCAGGTTCGCATGGCAGGAGAACTGGCGTCCAGGATGTTGCTGGGGATGAGAATCACTCAGGTGGTTGTTGCACAGTTGCTGCGTTTTGTCGTGACCATCTGGGCGGCGCTTCTATTGATGGTCGTGACCTGCCTGATTTCGTTCTGGCTGACCGCACTTGTCGCAGCTCTGCTTGTCTTCAATCTTTTGTTCAATTGGTGGCTCACGGCTCGCCGTTATGACGCCAACCGTAAACTTGCCATTGAGCAGGGAAAGGCGCAGGGCCGTGCCCTTCAAGGTATCAACTCCATCGAAACACTTAAAGCCTCCGGACTTGAGTTTGATTTTCTGAGTCAGTGGCAGGGAAATTTCGGATCCGTCGTTGAACAGAACCAGTTGCTTGGCGCCCAGCTCGCCTGGTCCAGCATCAGTGCCAGCAGTGCAACCTTGTTGCTTCAAGCTCTGGTGATCACTGTCGGTGGTCTGTTGATCATTGATGGAAGGATCTCTCTGGGTCTGCTTGTTTCGTTTCAGTTCCTTCAAGCCCAGTTGGTGGCCCCAATTTCCACGCTTCCTCAGTTGAGTTCCACCCTTCAGCGTCTGATCGGCAATCTGGGCCGATTGATGGACCTCACGACCACGGCGGATGATCCCCATGTGCGCAGTTTTCAGGATGCCAGGGATGGAATCGATACGGAAGATCGTCTCCAGGGACGGATCACATTCGAAGGTGTTGCCTATGGATTCAACGCCGTTGATCCTCCCTTCATCCCGGCCATTGATCTGGATGTTCCTGCTGGGTCAAGGCTGGCGCTGGTGGGTGCGAGTGGATCTGGCAAGACCACTTTGATCCGGATTCTTGCAGGTCTGGTGGACCCACTTCAAGGTCAGATTCTGTTCGACGGTAAGAACTGGGATCAACTGGATGATCAGGTCGTGCGCGGGAGTATCGCTTATGTGCCGCAGCAGGTGTTTGTTTTCAACGCCAGCATTCGAGACAACATCACTCTCTGGAATCCTGATTTCACTGAAGAAGACCTACAGGCTGCAGCGGCTGATGCTCAGTTGCTGGAAATGATCAACTCGCAACCAGAAGCTTTTCATAGACAACTGCGAGATAACGGTAGTGATCTCAGTGGGGGAGAACGCCAGCGTCTTGAAATCTGCCGTGCTTTGATTCGTCGGCCTTCGATTCTGCTTCTCGACGAAGCAACAAGCAACCTCGATAACCTGACTCAGCGTCGTGTGATTGATGCCGTCCAAAAGCGTGGCATTACTGTCGTCAGTAGTGCTCATCGCCTGGATGCAGCGCTGAGCAGTCAACAGGTGCTTGTTCTCGCTCAGGGCAAGGTTGTTGAGCGTGGGCATCCTGATGACTTGCTAGCTAATCCGGATGGAGCGTTCACGAAACTCGTGGCCGCTGAACGGCGCGATCAGGTAGAGGTTTGA
- a CDS encoding TolC family protein, whose protein sequence is MFSIGYPFSSVDAQAAELVPTVQANPGTSVGQVSGQHSLSAEQQADQLLARLNAMRDKIDKSARKISLDEAIALGIRNNPELVSAFRSIQDYEWQLIAAQRQWYPTFAISNGSPTLGLDVGTYITKFYNDPFRTSVSTTPGSAIGTEPTSISQYTNTLNFQPNASISWNFIDPTRQPDINAASEALRQQKLLFEVSARDLILNIQTSYFALQSTRQLIEEFYNIYDINRQLLEVNRARYEIRLVSMLALAQTQTQLYNQLNQLLGYTKQFIEESATLAMRLGLPVDKLVLPDEKANLYRDWSKTLPQTIDRAVESREEILASLAAAEEARWDGISKINSYLPIVLLYGEGGLSMASGVINGSPGLDNARSEQLQTQWNAAVGLGFEWTWDGGVDAAAARSDYAQEEMERSKAEMNRLQAVQQVRSSFGQYETSRVAVDSARLAYQSAQVAQEAARARYEIGLGDITSIVQTIEQLGTASISLSDSILNYNRSVAQLYRYSATWPGESDQLVRQQEKSLR, encoded by the coding sequence GTGTTCTCAATCGGTTACCCATTTTCATCGGTAGATGCGCAAGCCGCAGAGCTTGTGCCTACTGTTCAAGCCAATCCTGGGACATCAGTCGGTCAAGTGTCCGGGCAACATTCTCTCTCCGCTGAGCAGCAGGCTGATCAGCTTCTGGCAAGACTGAATGCCATGCGAGACAAAATTGATAAGTCTGCGCGTAAAATATCTCTTGATGAAGCGATTGCGCTGGGTATTCGCAATAACCCCGAGCTGGTTTCAGCTTTTCGATCCATTCAAGATTATGAATGGCAATTGATTGCCGCTCAGCGTCAATGGTATCCCACTTTTGCAATCAGTAACGGATCGCCTACTCTCGGCTTAGATGTTGGTACTTACATAACTAAGTTTTACAATGATCCCTTTAGAACGTCCGTCAGTACAACTCCAGGTAGTGCCATAGGTACTGAGCCTACCTCAATATCTCAGTATACAAACACTTTGAACTTTCAGCCAAATGCTTCCATTTCATGGAATTTTATTGATCCTACTCGTCAGCCTGATATCAATGCAGCGTCCGAAGCCCTTCGCCAACAAAAGTTGCTTTTCGAGGTCAGTGCTCGCGATTTAATTCTCAATATCCAGACGTCGTATTTTGCTCTGCAAAGTACTCGACAGCTGATTGAAGAGTTTTACAATATTTATGACATTAATCGTCAGCTCCTTGAAGTCAATAGAGCGCGTTACGAAATTCGCTTGGTATCCATGCTGGCTCTGGCGCAGACACAAACTCAGCTGTATAATCAGCTGAACCAGTTGCTGGGATACACCAAGCAATTTATTGAGGAATCAGCAACTCTTGCGATGCGTCTTGGCTTGCCAGTTGACAAGCTTGTCTTGCCTGACGAGAAGGCCAACCTTTATCGTGACTGGTCCAAGACGTTGCCTCAAACAATTGATCGAGCTGTCGAATCACGAGAGGAGATTCTTGCCAGTCTTGCTGCCGCAGAAGAAGCGCGTTGGGATGGGATCAGCAAGATAAACAGTTATTTGCCCATTGTTTTGTTGTATGGAGAGGGTGGTCTTTCGATGGCAAGCGGCGTGATTAATGGCTCCCCAGGTCTTGATAATGCTAGAAGTGAACAGCTTCAAACCCAGTGGAATGCCGCCGTCGGTCTCGGATTTGAATGGACTTGGGATGGAGGAGTTGATGCAGCAGCTGCTCGCTCTGATTACGCCCAGGAAGAGATGGAGCGTTCCAAGGCCGAGATGAATCGTCTCCAGGCGGTTCAGCAGGTTCGCTCCAGCTTTGGGCAATATGAAACCTCGCGAGTTGCCGTCGACAGTGCGCGTTTGGCGTATCAGTCAGCTCAAGTGGCCCAGGAAGCAGCCAGAGCTCGTTACGAAATTGGCCTTGGAGACATCACGTCCATTGTGCAGACCATTGAGCAGCTGGGGACTGCTTCCATCTCACTGTCTGACTCCATTCTTAATTACAATAGATCGGTGGCTCAGCTTTACCGCTACTCGGCAACCTGGCCGGGTGAAAGTGATCAATTAGTGCGCCAGCAGGAGAAAAGTCTGAGATGA
- a CDS encoding cobyric acid synthase, translating into MVLGTSSGAGKSLMTAALCRVLKRRGETPLPFKGQNMSNNAWVDQGGGEMAYSQALQAWAAGLEPVHAMNPVLLKPQGDSTSEVIHLGDSAGTCKAEHYYRDWFDSGWAAIRRGLEDLQASHPGGRLVLEGAGSPVEVNLQSRDLTNLRLAKYLRANCLLVADIERGGVFAQIVGTLQLMKPDERRLIHGLLINRFRGRRELFDEGRRWLDTNTGIPVLGVMPWLDELFPPEDSLDLLERRGRKRSAELEIAVLKLPSLSNFSDLDPLEAEPTVELRWIAPGERLGIPDAVVIPGSKQTLRDLASLRSTGLAADLISYAKNGGELFGICGGMQMLGVELHDPQGLEGNDPPGQSDDYVAGLGLLPLRTVFSGAKALHQRQALVLWPDQQPRLEVEGFELHRGISEAIEDCNPFSADQDLGWVRGTTSGTYLHGIFENGPWRRRWLNRLRHRRGLPELSEQQPHHSRQRDALLDRLADAFEQHVNLEPLLETST; encoded by the coding sequence ATGGTGCTAGGCACCAGCAGTGGCGCAGGTAAGTCGCTGATGACTGCCGCGCTCTGCAGAGTGCTGAAACGACGAGGGGAAACGCCACTGCCTTTCAAGGGCCAAAACATGAGCAACAACGCCTGGGTTGATCAGGGCGGAGGCGAAATGGCTTACTCCCAGGCATTGCAGGCCTGGGCAGCCGGTCTCGAACCAGTGCATGCCATGAACCCTGTATTGCTCAAACCCCAGGGCGACTCAACCAGCGAGGTCATTCACCTCGGGGACTCCGCAGGGACTTGCAAGGCAGAGCATTACTACAGAGATTGGTTCGACTCCGGCTGGGCTGCAATCCGCAGGGGGCTTGAAGATCTGCAGGCCAGCCATCCCGGCGGAAGACTGGTGCTTGAGGGAGCAGGCAGCCCGGTGGAGGTGAACCTGCAATCGCGCGATCTCACCAACCTGCGTTTAGCCAAATATTTGCGAGCCAATTGCCTGTTGGTTGCCGATATTGAACGGGGAGGCGTCTTTGCCCAGATCGTGGGCACTCTCCAATTGATGAAACCCGACGAACGGCGACTCATCCATGGGCTGCTGATCAACCGGTTCCGAGGCAGAAGAGAACTTTTCGACGAAGGTCGACGCTGGCTCGACACCAACACAGGGATTCCGGTTCTGGGAGTAATGCCATGGCTTGACGAACTCTTCCCTCCTGAAGACTCACTGGACCTGCTGGAAAGGCGTGGACGCAAGCGCAGTGCCGAGCTGGAGATCGCCGTGTTGAAACTACCCTCATTAAGCAACTTCTCCGATCTTGACCCCCTGGAGGCGGAGCCCACGGTTGAGCTGCGCTGGATCGCACCGGGTGAACGACTCGGGATTCCCGATGCCGTGGTGATCCCAGGAAGCAAACAAACCCTTCGGGATCTTGCCTCACTGCGCAGCACCGGCCTGGCTGCTGATCTGATCAGCTACGCCAAAAACGGCGGTGAGCTGTTCGGCATCTGTGGCGGCATGCAGATGCTCGGGGTGGAACTGCATGACCCGCAAGGACTAGAGGGCAACGATCCTCCAGGGCAATCTGATGATTACGTTGCCGGCCTTGGTCTTCTCCCACTGCGAACGGTGTTCAGCGGTGCAAAAGCTCTGCATCAGAGGCAAGCCCTCGTGCTGTGGCCGGATCAACAACCGAGACTGGAGGTGGAGGGGTTTGAACTGCATCGGGGAATCAGCGAAGCCATCGAGGACTGCAATCCATTCAGTGCGGATCAAGACCTGGGTTGGGTGCGTGGGACCACTTCAGGAACCTATCTCCATGGAATCTTCGAGAACGGACCCTGGCGACGACGGTGGCTGAATCGCCTTCGACACAGACGGGGCCTACCGGAGCTCAGTGAGCAACAACCCCACCACAGTCGGCAGAGGGACGCGCTGCTCGACCGCTTGGCCGATGCCTTTGAGCAACATGTGAATCTGGAACCACTGCTGGAAACATCCACGTGA
- a CDS encoding 2Fe-2S iron-sulfur cluster binding domain-containing protein, which translates to MTSGHKRVEILWPDGQRSFSHNGEDWLSAARQAGVHVPTGCMGGSCGACEIDVDGTTVRACISTVPTSASGRLKVELATDPYW; encoded by the coding sequence GTGACCTCTGGGCACAAAAGGGTGGAAATCTTGTGGCCGGATGGCCAGCGAAGCTTCAGCCACAACGGAGAAGACTGGTTGTCTGCGGCGCGGCAGGCTGGCGTGCATGTGCCCACTGGCTGCATGGGAGGCAGCTGCGGTGCCTGCGAGATCGACGTTGATGGGACCACCGTGAGGGCCTGTATCAGCACCGTGCCCACCTCAGCGTCAGGGAGGCTCAAGGTGGAATTGGCCACTGACCCCTACTGGTGA